CATCGCCTGCATGACGGGGGTCCCGCGGCGCCGCAGCGGCTGCCACAGCGCGGTGTCCTGCACCCACCCGGTCGCACCCGCGATGACGAGCGTCACGGGGATGGCCAGCCACACCGGTAGGCCCCACACGTTGATGCTCAGGTAGCCGAACATCGCGCCGAGCGTCACCTGCTCGCCGTGCGCGAAGTTCGACAGGCCCGTCGTGCCGAACACGAGGTTGAGCCCGATCGACGCCAGCGCCAGCAGCAGCCCGAACCGCAGGCCCGACCCGACCTGCTGCCACACCTGGCCCAGCGTCAGCTCGCGTTGCGAGGCGTCGCCCTCAGGCGTGTCGGCGACCGTCGCGCCGCCGTCCGTCGTGCCCGTCGCCGCGTCGGAGCCCGCCTGGTCGCCTGCCGCGCCGCCCGTCGCGTCGTCGGCGTCGTCGGGGGTGTCCGACGGCGATGCGGTCTCGGCGGGGGCCGTGGCACCGGCGCCGACGCGGAATGCGGCGTGCGCGGTGGAGCCGATCTGGCCGGTGACGTCGACGGCGGTGGGTGCGCCGGCCGGGAGCTGCTTGTCGGCGGGCAGCGTGGCCGGGTCGAGGGCCACCGTGTACGTGCCCGCGCCGGGAAGCTCGGCGGAGACCGGCCCGTCCGGCGAGGTGACGACGTCGACGCTGAAGTCGCCCCCGCTGATCGTCGCGGCCACGTCGCCGATGCGCGTGTTCTCGGCGTCGAGCACCTGCACGGCCACGCAGGCCACGCCGTCGGGCGTGCAGCCGGTGTCGGCGGCCGCCGTGGCCGGGCTGACCGGCAGCAGGACGGGGGCGGCGGCGACGGCGAACGCCGCCAGCAGCCGCCGCCACGGCGTGCGGCGCGCCCTCGCCTCGCGAGAGGTCGGTCGGTCCGTGGTCATCGGCCCTCCGGTCGGTCGGATCGTGTGCTCGTTCCGCCCGACTCGGTGCGGGGCTGTGCAGCAGAACTGAACGGGCCATGCAGGGAAATACGGGTCGAGCGTGGCCGTGAGTGTACTGACTGTTTGTGACCGCTGTAACACTCCCGGGTCACACCCAAGGTCACGGTTTCGTCCCGGTCGTGGTTCTGCCGTGGTCGGACCTCGCGGTGCCCGTGCCGCGTAGCCTGACCAGGTGCACGACGCCCCGCCTGTCACCACGACGCCCGACGACGACGCCCCGGCCGCGCCGCCCCTGACCCCCCGGCGACCCACCCCGCGCACCCACCACGGCGACGTCGTCATCGACGACTACGAGTGGCTGCGCGACGCCGACGACCCCGCCGTCGTCGCACACCTCCAGGAGCAAGACGCGTGGACGCGGGCGCGGCTCGCGCACCTGGAGCCGCTGCACGAACGGCTGTTCGCGGAGATCAAGGACCGCACGCTGGAGACGGACCTGTCCGTCCCGGTGCGGCTCGGCGGGCACTGGTACTACGCGCGGACCGTCGAGGGGCAGCAGTACGCGATCCACGCGCGCGTCCCCGCCGCTGCGGACGGCTGGGAGCCGCCCGCCCTCTCGCCCGGCGTCGAGCCGGCGGGCGAGCGGGTGCTGCTCGACGAGAACGCGCTCGCCGAGGGGCACGAGTTCTTCGCGCTCGGCGGCACCGAGGTCTCCGGCGACGGGCGGCTCCTCGCCTACCAGGTCGACACCCAGGGCGACGAGCGGTACGTGCTGCGGTTCCGCGACCTGGCCACGGGGAGCGACCTGCCCGACGTCGTCGAGGAGACCTCGCCCGGCGTCGCGCTCACGCCCGGGTACGTCTTCTACACGACCGTCGACGACGCCTGGCGGCCGCACCGCGTGTGGCGGCACCGGCTCGGCAGCCCGTCCGCCGACGACGTCCTGGTGCTCGAGGAGCCCGACGAGCGGTTCTGGGTGGGCGTGGGCCTGACCCGGTCGCAGCGCTTCGCGCAGGTGGAGCTCGCGTCGAAGGTCACCACCGAGGTGCGGCTGATCGCGGCCGAGGCGCCGACGGCGGAACCGGTCGTGGTGTGGCCGCGCCGCGAGGGCGTCGAGTACACGGTCGAGGACGCGGGCGCCGAGCTGCTGGTGCTGCACAACTCCGGCGCGGAGAACTTCGAGCTGGTCGCGCTGCCGCTGCCCGACGACCTGCAGGCGCCCGGCGCCTCCGCCGCGTTCGCCCCGGAGCGAGCCTCCGTCGTCGTGCCGCACGACCCGGCCGTACGCCTGGATGGCGTTGACGCGTTCGCCCGCCACCTGGTGCTGAGCTACCGCCGCGACGCCACCCCCCGCGTCGCGATCGCCGCCTACCCGAGCCCGGTGGTTGAGCCGCTGCCGGTGGTTGAGCCGCTTCCGGTGGTTGAGCCTGTCGAAACCACGCCCCCGGTGGTCGACCCGCCCCCGGTGGTTGAGCCTGTCGAAACCACCCCACCCCCGACCCGCACACCGCCCGCCCTCCTCACCTGGCGCGAGATCACCACCGGCGAGACCCTCGAAGCCGTCCAGCTCGACGCGTCCCCCATGCTCGACCAGCCGATGGTCCGCGTCGTCGTCGAGTCGTTCACCACCCCACGCACGGTCTACGACGTCGTGCTGGCCACGGGCGAGCTGATCCTGCGCAAGCGACAGCCGGTCCTGGGCGGCTACACCCCATCCGACTACGCCCAGACCCGCGCCTGGGCAACGGCCCCGGACGGCACGCAGATCCCGATCTCGCTGGTGTGGCGGCGTGATCGGTTCGTGGGCTCGGTGCCGGTTCGTGGGTCCGAGCCCACGAACCGGCACCGAACCCACGAACCGACGGGGCCTGCGCCCCTTCTTCTCTACGGGTACGGGGCCTACGAGTACTCGCTCGATCCCTGGTTCTCCGTGCCGCGGTTGTCGCTGCTCGACCGTGGCGTGGTGTTCGCCGTCGCGCACGTGCGGGGCGGCGGCGAGCTCGGGCGGCGCTGGTACGACGACGGGAAGCTGCTCGCGAAGCGCAACACGTTCACCGACTTCGTCGCCGTCGCCCAGCACCTCGTGGACACCGGGTGGACGACGCCGCAGCGGCTCGCGGCCGAGGGCGGGTCCGCGGGCGGGCTGCTCATGGGTGCCGTCGCGAACCTCGCACCGCACCTGTTCGCGGGCATCCACGCGGCCGTCCCCTTCGTCGACCCGCTGACGTCGATCCTCGACCCGTCCCTGCCGCTGACCGTCACCGAGTGGGAGGAGTGGGGCAACCCGCTCGACGACCCGGACGTGTACGCGTACATGAAGGGCTACACGCCGTACGAGAACGTCCCCGCCGACGCCTCCGCGTACCCGCCGATCCTCGCGACGACGTCGCTGCACGACACCCGCGTGCTGTACGTCGAACCCGCCAAGTGGGTCGCGCGGCTGCGTGCCGCGGGCGCCCCGGCGCTGCTGCGCATCGAGATGTCGGCCGGGCACGGCGGGGTGTCCGGCCGGTACTCGCGCTGGCGGCAGATCGCGGAGGAGAACGCCTGGCTCCTCGACGTGCTGGGCGCGGCGGACTGACGTTCCCATCGCCGGCTCACCGGCTCGTCGCGGCTCACCGGCTCGTCGCGGCTCACCGGGTCAGGCGGCGGGCCGCGTCGTCGACCTTGGTCGCGAAGGCCGGGTCCGACTCCGCGCGGGCCAGGAGGGCGTCGAGCATCTCGTCCGCCACGGTCGGGTCGGCGCTCGCCAGGACGACGTCGACGCCCGCGTCGATCGCCAGCACCGCGCGATCGCCCGGAGACCACGCCTGCACCTGCGCGGCCGCCGAGACGTCGTCCGTGATGACGACGCCGTCGAACCCGAGGCGGTCGCGCAGCAGCCCCACCACGGTCGGGGAGAACGCGGCCGGCCGCTCCGGGTCGATGAGCCCGTACACCGCCGTCGACATCATGACCCACGGCCGTGGTTCCGCCGACGACGCCGCGAGCACGTCGCGGAACACTCCGACGGATGCGTCGTCGGCGGTGGTGACGGCGTCGACGACGTCGGCCGACGTGTCCGTGTTGGCGGTGACCCGGCCGAGCCCGGGGAAGTGCTTGAGGGTGGGGACGACGCCCGCGTCCTGCATGCCGGCGGCGAACGCCCCGGCGCCCGCGACGACCTCCGCCGCCGTGCTCCCGTAGTTGCGGTCGAACGCACCGATGGGCGGGTTGGCGGCGCCGATGTCGGCCGGGACGAGGTCGGCGACCGGGCCGAGGTTGACGTCGACCCCGGCCGCGGCAAGCTGCGCGCCCCAGCCTGCGGCCTGCGCCCGCAGGTCGGGCAGGCCGAGCTGCTCGACCGCCGACGGCATCGCGTCGAAGCCCGGCCCTTGGAGCACCTGGACCCGGCCGCCCTCCTGGTCGGTGGCGACCAGCAGCCCGGGCGGGTCGGTGGCGACCAGCAGCCCGGGCGGGTCGGTGGCCAGGGTGCGCAGCGGGTCGACGATCGCCCGCACCTGCTCGACCGGTTCGTGCGAGCGGCCGTGCAGGAAGACCCCGCCGACGTGCCGCTCCGCGACGAGCCGCGCGGTCAGGTCGGAGTCACCGTCGAGCGGGCGGCCCACCATGAGCAGCCGCCCCACCTTCTGCTCGAGGGTCCAGCCCGCGATCGGGTCGGCCTCCGACGGCGTGGGGCTCGGGGCCGGCGTCGTCGTCGGGCTCGATGAGGGGGAGGGCGACGGCGCGGGCGGCGCCGTCGGGCTGGGGCTTGGCGATGGCGACGCCGTGACCGGGGGTGCGGGTGACGGCGTCGCCGCACCTCCACCGGCGCACGACGCCAGCATCCCGACGACGGCGAGGCCCATCGCGGCGACGGCGGTCGCCGTGCGGGACCGCGCCCGGGGCATCAGCGGCGGCGCACCCCGTCGGAGTGCGCGAGCGTGGAGAGCGCCTGCGACCACTGGTGCTCGGCGTTGCCGGCGCGCTCGGCGGACGCGATGTTCTCCTGCACCACCTCGACCCGGGTGCCGCCGTCGACGGCCTCCAGGGTGATCCGGATGTCGTGGTAGTTCTCCGGCACGTCCTCGAGGCCCGACAGGGGCGAGAAGTGCGTGAAGTGCATGAGGCGGGCCCGCTCGAACGCGAGCACGGTGCCGTGGTCCTCGAACTGGCGGCCGAAGAAGTGGCCCTCGAACGTGACCGGGCTGCCCACCTGGAAGTCGGTCTCGATGTTGGCCCCGAGC
The Xylanimonas cellulosilytica DSM 15894 DNA segment above includes these coding regions:
- a CDS encoding branched-chain amino acid ABC transporter permease, translated to MTTDRPTSREARARRTPWRRLLAAFAVAAAPVLLPVSPATAAADTGCTPDGVACVAVQVLDAENTRIGDVAATISGGDFSVDVVTSPDGPVSAELPGAGTYTVALDPATLPADKQLPAGAPTAVDVTGQIGSTAHAAFRVGAGATAPAETASPSDTPDDADDATGGAAGDQAGSDAATGTTDGGATVADTPEGDASQRELTLGQVWQQVGSGLRFGLLLALASIGLNLVFGTTGLSNFAHGEQVTLGAMFGYLSINVWGLPVWLAIPVTLVIAGATGWVQDTALWQPLRRRGTPVMQAMIVTIGLSIALQFTIQMVIGGRSLRVLSGNPTPLRIAGITLSQASWVSMAVATVCIVVIALWLTRTRIGQATRAVSDNPALAAATGIDPNRIIRVVWIMSTTLAALSGILVAVSFGAFNWSLGMQLLLLMFAAVTLGGLGTAFGALVGSILIGLVVELSNLVLPSDLRYASALVILILVLLVRPQGILGRRERIG
- a CDS encoding S9 family peptidase: MHDAPPVTTTPDDDAPAAPPLTPRRPTPRTHHGDVVIDDYEWLRDADDPAVVAHLQEQDAWTRARLAHLEPLHERLFAEIKDRTLETDLSVPVRLGGHWYYARTVEGQQYAIHARVPAAADGWEPPALSPGVEPAGERVLLDENALAEGHEFFALGGTEVSGDGRLLAYQVDTQGDERYVLRFRDLATGSDLPDVVEETSPGVALTPGYVFYTTVDDAWRPHRVWRHRLGSPSADDVLVLEEPDERFWVGVGLTRSQRFAQVELASKVTTEVRLIAAEAPTAEPVVVWPRREGVEYTVEDAGAELLVLHNSGAENFELVALPLPDDLQAPGASAAFAPERASVVVPHDPAVRLDGVDAFARHLVLSYRRDATPRVAIAAYPSPVVEPLPVVEPLPVVEPVETTPPVVDPPPVVEPVETTPPPTRTPPALLTWREITTGETLEAVQLDASPMLDQPMVRVVVESFTTPRTVYDVVLATGELILRKRQPVLGGYTPSDYAQTRAWATAPDGTQIPISLVWRRDRFVGSVPVRGSEPTNRHRTHEPTGPAPLLLYGYGAYEYSLDPWFSVPRLSLLDRGVVFAVAHVRGGGELGRRWYDDGKLLAKRNTFTDFVAVAQHLVDTGWTTPQRLAAEGGSAGGLLMGAVANLAPHLFAGIHAAVPFVDPLTSILDPSLPLTVTEWEEWGNPLDDPDVYAYMKGYTPYENVPADASAYPPILATTSLHDTRVLYVEPAKWVARLRAAGAPALLRIEMSAGHGGVSGRYSRWRQIAEENAWLLDVLGAAD
- a CDS encoding glycoside hydrolase family 3 N-terminal domain-containing protein codes for the protein MPRARSRTATAVAAMGLAVVGMLASCAGGGAATPSPAPPVTASPSPSPSPTAPPAPSPSPSSSPTTTPAPSPTPSEADPIAGWTLEQKVGRLLMVGRPLDGDSDLTARLVAERHVGGVFLHGRSHEPVEQVRAIVDPLRTLATDPPGLLVATDPPGLLVATDQEGGRVQVLQGPGFDAMPSAVEQLGLPDLRAQAAGWGAQLAAAGVDVNLGPVADLVPADIGAANPPIGAFDRNYGSTAAEVVAGAGAFAAGMQDAGVVPTLKHFPGLGRVTANTDTSADVVDAVTTADDASVGVFRDVLAASSAEPRPWVMMSTAVYGLIDPERPAAFSPTVVGLLRDRLGFDGVVITDDVSAAAQVQAWSPGDRAVLAIDAGVDVVLASADPTVADEMLDALLARAESDPAFATKVDDAARRLTR
- a CDS encoding SRPBCC family protein; the encoded protein is MSSDRHTVTVSTFVAEPPARVWAELLHPGARWMLGANIETDFQVGSPVTFEGHFFGRQFEDHGTVLAFERARLMHFTHFSPLSGLEDVPENYHDIRITLEAVDGGTRVEVVQENIASAERAGNAEHQWSQALSTLAHSDGVRRR